The Spinacia oleracea cultivar Varoflay chromosome 2, BTI_SOV_V1, whole genome shotgun sequence DNA segment CCCTGCTCCTACGCCAACTTTTCtagagaatttgcgataaatgTGACTAGATAAGCATAAATGATAAATCTCACACAACCGCAAAGTACAATTGGAAATACAGTTAGTTTAAACCGCATACGCTAACACCCAGGTTGACCCAACATCGGACACCAAATAGTCGTCttccttaaaagaaaaaaatcactTGATGATCACCCGAACAAATCTAAGTAGAATCCAACATTAATGAGTAATATATGTCTATACTACCATCATTAAAGCCTTTCACAAAGGTATTCCATTAAGCTCCATACTCAATTGTCCTGCTCCAATCCAACAATAGTAATTTCAAAACATCATACATttcctcaaaacctaaaaatgACAATTTTGTGTGTAAATGGAGCAATATTTCGACGAGTTTCTACAACATAGGTAAAACCCACTATTCCGAAATCCAATTAACAGCATCCTCGTAATAATTTCAATTTTAATAATCAAACCAATTTAAAGACCTAGAATTCTCGTTCCAGTATTACAAAGCTGAAAATCAAGGAAAACAAACCTAAATCAAAGCTTCAATTTAAATAGATTAAAAGACCCAATATTGTTAAAAGGCAAACAGAAATCCAAAACAATCTAATTAGTGTATAATCGATTAGCTTAGATTAATAGCCCAATTCAAACAATAACAGGTCATAACTCATAACTCATTAAATCGAAATCTGAGGTTTGAGGTTTGATAGATAAAAATGGAGTGGTTGCTGCTTGCTTCATGAGAAGGAAAGCAAAgggaaggaaagagaaagaagCTTACAGTGTGCTAAAATGGACCGGCGTTGTTTGTCGGAAGGAGAGAGAGATAGATGGCCGACCAGCTCGATGAAGGAATGATTTGATGATCCCCCGAAAATCGTCAGATGCCAAATTGTTACGTAATTCACTTTGACAAACGATAGACGaagtatataaaaaaaactCGTGCTCCCCATGAGCGGCCACACTACACGTCTAgtagtttcaagtttcaacgcGCGGATGGTGCAGGGAAGTGCACGTAAATCTATGTGCACCTGCATCGAAAcgcaaaaaatattaaaacaaaacgtaaaaaataaaactaatgcaaaaaacgaaaaaaataacttaataaactaaacaaaaagaacataatagagtaatgaaaaaaatattaaccaaaacctgaaaagaacactaatgttaaaaaatcaaagaaaatgtacaaaaatgaaaagaacatattctctctcctgataaattataaaaagaacaactatttttcaAAAGGAACATCATGTAAAAAATGCAACAGAAAGACAAAAAATACTTCATCTGTtcataaatactcgcaacgtttgatatttttacactattcacatattccacTTTAACGATGGTTGGTAATTTATATGTCAAacaaaacatagtcatgtgggatcttgttagattcgtctcaatgcgtattttcaaaatatcactttttaataatttttgtttGAAGGAAATTGAAGATATTTACGATCTaaattgtgcattgacatgcgtgaaaatgacaaacgttgcgagtatttatgaACAGATGACGTAtatattatcgataatattataaaaatttaaaaaaaaacggtaaagaagttaaaaagaacacaaaataattatatataaaaacaacaactttttataaaacacaaagaacaaaatcaaaagaaaaaaaaaacaaaaaatcaaaaaatcaaaaaaaaaaaaaaaaaaaaaaggacatgaaaaaaaacacatgaaaaaaaacaacattttcttttccttatcaAATAAAAGAACAGAATGAAAGGAAAGAACAAcatatctatgttcttttattagttgtatttgtcttttcaatcatttagtgttctaattaaaagacgaaaacgacgatatttgaatgcacttaaaactagatctgtatttttatttaaaggtatttttgttcttatcccacacatcagatctatgttcttttattaagtgttacttgttctattcaaacgattttatgttctaattaaaaagacgaaacgacaattttttgatgcacttacAACTAAATCTATATACTTGTTTaaaagtatttttgttcttttgccacgaatcagactatgttcttttttaagtgttaCTTGGACATGTCACATAAAAAAGTTGATATCTTACCATTTTAGCCAACCATTAGATATGATCTTTATTGCACATAAATTCATACAACTTTGGACATCCAAATGTATAATATACACCAACTTTTTACATATTGGACACCACATATGAGGCACGTTCAAAATAGTAATTAATCATGAGCATCGCCCCGAGCAAACACtagttttatttaaacaatgcaAATTGCGTTTTCTAATAATTTTTACACTTTTATCATAAATTTGACATTGAAAAAGTGAGAAATATTAATGTTCCAATGGGAAAGGGTGAGAGATTTAATGGctcaattaatttaattagtttaaataaTCACTTGACACATTttttgataaaatattaaagaTTTTTCTGTTACAATATAAGAGAAAATATTCTAAATGAGATTAAATTGAGGCACCCTAAATAGAAACGTAAAGAAAAAAAGGGACAGAAAGattaattgttttagaagatcatgaaaattgacaagttaatCTAGGGTGGTAATTTTTAATACgttcacttgtttttcttataagATTTCACATAAGGTGGTGTTTTGTAATGTAAACAATACTCCGTAGTGTAGAACTATGGATGTCAATTTGGACAAACGGACTGGGTTTGGTTCGGGTTCATCGGGTCGAGTTCACAAATTAACAGGTTAGATTCGTTTGGGTTAATTAAGTGTCGGTTCGGGTCGGGTAATAATCAGGTCGTGTTATAGTTGGGTCACGTCAGATCGAGTTGGGTTGGAACGTATCAGGTTGTAAACAGGTTTAGCCGGATTATAACAGGTTCATATCATATTAGGTCGCACTAATATTGAGTCTGTTTCATCGAAAAGTAGTCCGAAACGGATTTGTTTAACAAGTTTAGTCGAGTTACATCGGGTTCAAGTTCATATCAATTTGAGTTCTTATCATTTCAGTTCCTATCGGTTTCGGTTCATACATTATGGATAAATAAGTAATGGCCTGAAATGGGTACCGAGTCGCAATTCGGGTGAGGTAAATTCGGCTCTGAATTATGATCACAATATTGAGTTATTACTAAAACCACAATTTTCAGTACGTTCATAAATTATAATGTTGAGGCCTTAATTAGGGGGACAAGGGctataactaacttttaaaagatAACTAGTGTGTAACCCGGGTgatgccccggttgctactttgaataattaaaatttgaatttttttttcaactcaatatttgactAAGATACATGTAGAccataaaagtgaaaagattcATTAAGTTCATCAACTATACATGTACATTACCTTCATCATGCAAAGTAATTTTCCtaatgttttaattgtttaattcacGATTTTCCTAATATTGTAACTGTTACTTTATCTAATATAGTCCATACGAAATAAGAAGTAACAtaaaatttagttgttttagacttcatgttaacatgtattataaattaacgtgcatggataaacaacaattagtggttggttaagatggtaatgagagttattctctaaacttgaggtcttgtgttcgaaccttattgtattgatttttagtTGTCAATAACATGaggatgatgtggcgtaagcAGGAGAGTTTTATGTGACACATAAACATTTTtcgcaacgccttttaatatattagtatagataattTAAGATCAGTAGCAGGATTAAACGGGTTACTGGTTGTAAACGGTTCAGATTAAATGGGTTACAGGTTGTAAATGGGATTAAACGGGTTTTCCTTAGGTTGAAACGGTTCGGATTGTAACGGATTGGGTCATTAACAGGTTTACGACCCATTCAGTTAAGTTTGAAATAGATCAGGTTGCTACGGAACAATTTGTTATTGTATTTCAGATCGTAATCGGGTTAATATTTTTGGATCAGTTCGAGTTCGGGTTAAATGAAATCGGAATAGATCAGGTTTCGAGTTCCTACTCGCGGTTATTAACAGTTCAGGTTCTAAATAATCAAATCAACCCAATAAATTCAATGGTTCTGATTGAGAATTGACACCTATATGCAGAACTAAATGAGCAATGATAAACGAAAAACAAACTTTTATAGAATACGTTGTACGTAGTACTGTATAAATTAACTCAGCTTCAAATTTAGACAAGTACTCCCTCTgccccggaatacttgacctgttttccttatcgggtcgtcccttaatacttgacctgtttctaaaaatggaaatattctaacaatattatattatttctcactccacccctattaacccacctaccacctactccatacaaaaaataattaaaaattcaaccctactctcccccaactccacccctttacacatttcccactaactacattaaaataataccccactatcaactactacctattaaattaaataagtcaattcaagtcccttaaactctgtgccggtcaaaccgggtcgagtattccgggacggagggagtaacatgcTAAATATTAACCAAATTCTCGGACCAATGGTTAAAATATGTGATATATTGGTTGAAGCTAGGGTGGTTTAATTTCGGATATAGGATCCGATCTCCGGAATTTTCGGATCGGTAAAATATGATCCGAATCCGTCAGAAAGTTTCGGATATCTGAAATTTTCGAATCGGATATCCGAAAAACCAAAATTGAtctgaattaaaaaaattaaaaaatattcacGTTATACATTACTTTTGTTTCTCATATATTCGATCAGAAATATCTGAAACCTTGaaatcggatcggatatccgaaatttGGATCCGATttttaaattttcaaaatatttattaatCCGATCCAAATTTTCGAATATACAACATTTTTTTAGTATGCCTTATTTGTACTGAAATACTCTTTCTTAGTACGGAGTACTAAAAAAATGTTGTATTGTGTGTGCGACTTGTGCCCAATTTGATCGCAAACCATTTAGAAAACTTTATTGTCTCCTTGATAATGTGTATAGAAATATAGTGAGCATTGCAAAAGAGCAAACAATATACTTCCTTCCATTTCTAATACTCGTaatgttttgacttttttcactattcacatgttctactttgactattgttggtaatttatatgtaagataaaacatagccatgttagattcgtctccATGTATATCTTAAAAATATTAACttcatatatttttattaaagataactaaagatattaataatcaaagttttgcattgacatgcgtgaaaaTGACCAACGTTGTGAGTATAAACGAACAGAGGAAGTACGAAGTATAATTTATAAGTATAGATGGTCAAAGTTTTGTGTTTGCAAACATGAAAGTCAAATGGTATAACTATTTTGAAACGACAGAAGTATACCGTATACGTATAAGTTACAGTTGTGACCACTTGTAGTtctgtactccctccgtcccattttTATAGTCTTGTATTCTACTTCGAGCGTCCTAAAATCATAGCCATGTTACCAATTTTGGCCATTAAAATTttcactttctcatgtactatattaattaaaaatgcattgaaaatacaacaaaataaaaacatttactccctccgttcttgaatgttagtcttCTTTCTATattgaattatttttttattttttattttttaaggtaAGATGAAGTGCCCTAACGGGTCAGAACCCTGCACGGGTCAACCTGCCCGGGTTAGCATGTTAGACACTTTGAGAGTGGGGGAATGGTGGTAAGGGGAATCCTACCTCGAAGTGCCCCTAGTGGGGATTGAACTCAACCTTTTGGATGGAAGGTGGAATCGTTTCCACTAAGCCAAGATATTGCTTGGTATACTGGATTGTCttagatttcacaaaaaaaaagaataacatTTAAAAATGGAGAAAGTTCTATATTACAATTCTCCACGTACTATATTCACTTTTCAGTGGACTATATTCATCTTCCCAtacaaatcaattatcaatATATACTATATTTCCCTTTTTAAATATATTATATTTAATTATTCTTAAAATCCTTGAAAATAGTCAAACATGACTATTAAAATAGGACGGAGGAAGTAGATCTCAGCATTTTTCAGCAAAACCAACCACCTTGAATAACAAGACaaacataaaatattatttgCGGAGTAACACGCTAGAACAAAGTGGACTCGTATGATAATAGCGTAGAAAATAGAAATGTGAGGAAAagtaaaattatgaaaatttataGAAAAGTAAATCTGGAGAAATATGTGGAAATCTCTAAATTTTAACATGTTTGGCTAATTATTATGGAAACCTATGAAAAATTGAATATTACACATTTTTCActtgtttaattttgttttcaataATTTTCCCATCACTTTTGAGGGGAAATTGTGGAAAATAAAACAGGAAAAATATAATTAGTTGATTTCAACACATTTCGTTTTCCTCACTTTTCAATTTAAATTACCAAAGAAGCTAAATGTGAATTCTCATATTTCTACAATTTTTGTACACTTTTTCTCATTAAATTAGAGTTCCCAAACACACTGTTAATATCAGATTGTTTTCGTATACTTGAGATGGTAATGGAAATATAACTTCAAAAATTCATTACAGAATAATAATTCGTAATCTTTAACTGTAGTTCTCAAACCTCTATTGCCATTATCATTCAGTACTTACTCGCCTGCTGATATAAAGAATAGGGTAATCTGTACACGATGCATCTACACTACATTTCAGTTCACCACCTATCTTCTGCCTGCAGATCAGTCCGATCTCCTTCGTCCtgttttctaaaacaattcatccATTCACCTTATTCAAGCATTGTCACATAATGTTCTTGAGCTTCACTCCTCAAAACTGGCTACAGAATGACACGAAATGGTAATCACCACACTAACTTAAAAGACTGCAATTCTTACCATGTCAAATTAGCACAAGTACAACTCCACGGTTGCTGGTGTTCCTTATTTGACATCTGCATCCTATACACAGTTTTTAATTTTCCTTCTTCATTCCCCCATAAGCACAATTATCAACCTCCACAGGGGAAAAGCATTTCTGTGGTAAGCCGTAAGCCTTTAGGTTTTTCCATTAGCAATTTAGCATAGCCAAGTGAACATTTTTGTTATCATGTGGGACATGCTAGTACATAACATCCTACAATAAAACGGCCAAGGGACTTTTAGAAGATTTTGGTTTTACTTTGATGTATTGACAGATTCAATACTAGGGTGAAGATGACGTATGAACTCTTGTGCAAGGACATACCCCCTGAAGGCTGAAGCAGTGTGATCGAACAAATATGTCTATTCACAAGGAGGTTACCAAAAATCTCCACAGCTGCATACGCCATCTTTGAAATGGTGAAAACGACTGGTATCCCTAACCGTTATCTCCCTCTTAGTGACAAGAGTGATATACTTGATAACATCATGACAATCACCACAAACCCTCAAATTCTTGGTAACAAAAATGGGTTGGCTTGGGCTCAGACTTATTGTAGCAAATGCAATAGCTAACTTTTCACTATGATAAACAAGGATATGctccttttcttcctcttcAACATCCTGGAATACAACACCGGGGACAGCCTCATATCCTAACTTTTTTGTCTCTGTCAGCaattcctttaattttttgtatATTTGTTCTGACTGTGGGTGTGAATTGTCCCCACCGGTGAATGCGTGAATAACGCCATTTATCTCTACCCAGCTACATCCTGGCCTTTTCTTGAAGCCCTGATTGCTCTGCGTGATTCTAATAGAAGCCGCATCTTCCCATCTCCCAGCACAACTATATATATTAGACAAAAGCACAAAATTTCCAGAACTTTCGGGACCCAAACTGTGGATCCTCTTTGCTGCTTCTTCAGCCAACTCAACATCCTTGTGGATTTTACATGCAGCAAGCAAGGCACTCCAGACATGAACATTAGGCATGCATGGCATTTTGTCAATGAAACTTCTGGCCTCTCTCAGAAGTCCTGCTCGTCCCAAGAGATCAACCATACATATACAATGATCAACCCTAGGGATAATCTGAAATTCTCTAACCATGGAATCAAACCAGTATTTCCCTTCTGCAACAAGACCTGAGTGAGTACAAGCAATCAAAAGACTGATGAATGTTATACCATCCGGCATCAAACCTGTATTTCTTAGTTCACCGAACAAAGCAAGTGCATCTGATCCAAGGCCATGAATACCATAACCAGCAATCATAGAATTCCATGAGATTATATCACGCTTATGCATTCTATTAAATACTTCCCTTGCAGTTTTAACCTTTCCACACTTTGCATACATATCAATTAGTGCATTACAGATTGAAGTATCAGCCACAAAACCACGGATTACAGAATATCCGTGGGTACATGCCCCGTATTTCAGAGAAGCCAAATGTGAACAAGCTGGTAGCAGGGCAAGCATAGTAGCCTCATCTGGGTCAATTCCTGATAACTGCATTTTCCGGAAGGTATCCAAGGCTTGCAGACTATTACCGTTTTGCACGCACCCAGAAATCATTGCACCATAAGAAACCCTATCTACTGGATTCATTTCCTGAAAAAACATGGCAGCATCATCTAATATACCACACTTTGCGTACATAGAAAGGGATGTATTGCTAACCATCAAATCTGAAAGAAACCCTGATTTCAAAATGCAACCATGGATCCTTCTCCCATTAGTTAGATCAATTAGCTTTGTGCAAGCACGAAGAGCACAACAAAGAGCTACCAGTGGCGGACTTCTACTTGACTCCTCGAGCAACATATGGTCAAACAATATCAGAGCTTCTCTCATTTGATCAGACGCAACATATGCACCAATCATTGCACTCCAAGTTACTTCATTCTTTACACCTAACAAGTCAAAGATGGTCCTAGCGTAAGAAATGCATCCGCATTTTCCATACATATCCACTAGCCCTGTGCCCACCATAACTGCTTTGCTAAAACCCCTCCTCACAGAATACCCATGGATCTCCTTCCCATGACTCAAACCACTAGCTTGAGCAACTGCTGGTAACATAGTCACAATGGTAGAGGAGTTGGGGCTTATTCCTGCTTCCTGCATGTCACCAAACAATCTCATCATATCATCAAAAAACCCATGAGCCGAAAAACCAGCAATCATGGCATTCCAAGCCACAATATCCCTACACTGCATACCATAAAACACATTTTCCGCTCGAGCTAGATCTCCACATTTGGCATACAAATCGAGCAAAGCAGTGGAAACATAGACATCTGAGTCAAGCCCAAGTCGTAGGGCATGACTATGAATCATTTTGCCTGGCTCTATTGCACTCAAACCTGAACACGCCTTAAGAACAAAAGGAAAGGTATACTTGCTAGGGATCACTCCAGAAACAAGCATCTGGGAGTACAAATCAAGGGAAGCTTCAAAGGGTCCATTCCAAGCATAAGCTCGGATCATCAAGTTCCACAAAATAACAGTTGGTTCAGGAATTTCATCGAACACATTGCGTGCAAGACCGAGACGGTCACAAATTAGATAAAACCGGGTGATCTTTTCGAGCACGAAATAATTCCGATTGCCATTGTAGTAGTTGCTATCATTCTTAAGCAGATGCTGGTGAATCATCTTGCCATGTTTAAGGGATTTAGTTTGAATGCAATGTTCGAGCAATTCAGGGTATTTGTCAATTGTTATAGCATGAAGTAAGCGACACCTGCTGGTGAAAACCGGATGGCCGACACGGCTGAACCGTGTGAGGCAGTGCATCATCTCTATATGTTTCTGCTGCGGTTGTGGGCGACGTTGTGCGGAGGTTGACCTTCTTGTTCTCAGTTCATTTTCCCGCCAAGAGAAGCATGAATTTCTTTTCTCAGtattgttttctgttttttttttgttgcaagTATTATTGTCTTTTTGCATGGAGCAAGAGAAAAACTATTTTTttacataaatatttttttaataaggaAAGAAAATTAGGCGGACTAACTAGCTCACTATTTCGgatgaaatataaaaaaatctatttatacaaCCTTACACCCAAATTTCTTTTCTCAGAAACAATTtatataatattgaaaaaaaattaaaatgtttATGCTTCGTATGATTATGACAATGGTTATCAAAATTAATACGTGTCAAGTGTAAACATATtcgtaaatttttttaaaaacccaacaaaaaaaaccatAGTTACCAAAATTTAGTAACCTTCTTTATTCTTTTTGATTgggtattttttaaaaaattgggTGTGATTAACTTTTAAGAACTTATTAAAATGATTTAAGTATCAATAGTGGTAATTATAATGTCATTTATCGACATAATTGGCCGAAAAACGGATTAAAGTAGCAATTGACATCACATGTTAGAAAAACTAGATAGTAAATGACAACTTTTATTAATCTAGGTAATAACTGAcaaaattttcttatttatcAGTAAGTGATACGGAGTACACGGTACACCTAGTGGAGATTAGAGTATTGTGTTCTAGGTGACACTGGTCTCTACTGTCTAGTGTGATCAATCACCAGAAAGCAATTTTAAGAAGCTATTGCTGCTGATAGAATAATAGAATTTACATTAAACTCTTTGCAAAACCAATAGGTCCAAAGTACTTGTAAAAAACTGAGAAAGAATGTTTAAAATTCTCAATTATTTAGATCAGTAATTGAGTAGCTGCAACAAATCTCTGAGGTTGTTATCTTTGCTTTCCTGGTGCCTGCTGTGATGCCGGGAGTTGATACAAAGATTTGAGTTGTCGACTAATCAGCTTACTGTTGTTGATAACAGTTTGGAGCTCCAGATCATCAGCCCACCACTGCTCCAACCTATGAGCATCGAGAAACTTCTGATTTCCCTTGGATAATACAAACAGCTTTGCAGCCACACTAGCAGCAGCTGTATTCACAGGAACCACATTCTCCTTACTGCTTCCACTTTTGTTTCCGGTTTCACCATTCCCCGTTGGATCAGCATAATAGCAGCATACATAATCACTGTTATTCACGTACAAATGTGGGACCCACTTTTTCAACACCGCATTTGCCACCTTGTTCTGATGATCGTCTGATGATATGCTTTGGATTTCGCTACCTGAAGGAAGCATTGACCTGATTCTCTTCCAACCAAAAACAGCTTTCTCACCAAGATTCTTGAGGCTCATGGCTAGGGAAACCGAAGGAGGGTTGAATAAATGAGCCTCCACGTATATTCCTTCTTTGACTAATGCCTTTCCAATTTGAAGTGCAAAACCAGCACCTAATGAATGCCCCACAATAGAGACATTGCCACTTCCGTACCTGTCTGCAATTGATTTGAGTGCATCAAAAGCCACTTTGAATCTTACTGAACCTTTCAAACTTTCCCAAGCAAGGAAACGAAGGTCATCAGTTAAGTCTCTTCGGATTGTTACACTCTTAAGGAGTGTTCCTCTTAGAGCTAAAACGGCCTTTGGTGCCCCACTTGGCCTCATGAAAATGAAGTCTGCCAAAGCTGCAGACCGGTCCCATTCAAGTATTGCTCCGAATATGGATCCATCTCTCTCATCAATTAAGGTTTGAGTTAGCTTGTACTTGAAAGGCAACCACCATTTTGGAGCTAAAGCATTTTCGGGTGTTCTGTTTTCTTGCCTGTCAAGCTCTAGAAGGTAAGCAGCTTGTATGAAACA contains these protein-coding regions:
- the LOC110803804 gene encoding pentatricopeptide repeat-containing protein At3g16610, translating into MQKDNNTCNKKKTENNTEKRNSCFSWRENELRTRRSTSAQRRPQPQQKHIEMMHCLTRFSRVGHPVFTSRCRLLHAITIDKYPELLEHCIQTKSLKHGKMIHQHLLKNDSNYYNGNRNYFVLEKITRFYLICDRLGLARNVFDEIPEPTVILWNLMIRAYAWNGPFEASLDLYSQMLVSGVIPSKYTFPFVLKACSGLSAIEPGKMIHSHALRLGLDSDVYVSTALLDLYAKCGDLARAENVFYGMQCRDIVAWNAMIAGFSAHGFFDDMMRLFGDMQEAGISPNSSTIVTMLPAVAQASGLSHGKEIHGYSVRRGFSKAVMVGTGLVDMYGKCGCISYARTIFDLLGVKNEVTWSAMIGAYVASDQMREALILFDHMLLEESSRSPPLVALCCALRACTKLIDLTNGRRIHGCILKSGFLSDLMVSNTSLSMYAKCGILDDAAMFFQEMNPVDRVSYGAMISGCVQNGNSLQALDTFRKMQLSGIDPDEATMLALLPACSHLASLKYGACTHGYSVIRGFVADTSICNALIDMYAKCGKVKTAREVFNRMHKRDIISWNSMIAGYGIHGLGSDALALFGELRNTGLMPDGITFISLLIACTHSGLVAEGKYWFDSMVREFQIIPRVDHCICMVDLLGRAGLLREARSFIDKMPCMPNVHVWSALLAACKIHKDVELAEEAAKRIHSLGPESSGNFVLLSNIYSCAGRWEDAASIRITQSNQGFKKRPGCSWVEINGVIHAFTGGDNSHPQSEQIYKKLKELLTETKKLGYEAVPGVVFQDVEEEEKEHILVYHSEKLAIAFATISLSPSQPIFVTKNLRVCGDCHDVIKYITLVTKREITVRDTSRFHHFKDGVCSCGDFW
- the LOC110803798 gene encoding GDSL esterase/lipase At4g10955, whose protein sequence is MAAEVEAKLEAEEMVATTMQMVESGGGVEAHPYAFHVSGPRNLSSPNWRDIINSSWKDGNYKRTVMACFIQAAYLLELDRQENRTPENALAPKWWLPFKYKLTQTLIDERDGSIFGAILEWDRSAALADFIFMRPSGAPKAVLALRGTLLKSVTIRRDLTDDLRFLAWESLKGSVRFKVAFDALKSIADRYGSGNVSIVGHSLGAGFALQIGKALVKEGIYVEAHLFNPPSVSLAMSLKNLGEKAVFGWKRIRSMLPSGSEIQSISSDDHQNKVANAVLKKWVPHLYVNNSDYVCCYYADPTGNGETGNKSGSSKENVVPVNTAAASVAAKLFVLSKGNQKFLDAHRLEQWWADDLELQTVINNSKLISRQLKSLYQLPASQQAPGKQR